The genomic interval tacctattttttgggactgcagaaacagtgaatgtagtaatatagattgcagtacctattttttgggactgcagaaacagtgaatgttgtaatatagattgcagtacctattttttgggactgcaagaatatattgctctagaatattttttatactttttaaattattatttttttttttttaaattttaagatttttttataattctaaaattactatggacttcgcagaaaaaaacacaggacaaaagcaccactggactcagcaggacagacactggccaaagcaccactggaatcagcaggacagagcactggacaaagtactactggactcagctatacagagcactggacaaagcaccacttgactaaactaatcagcaggacagagcacaggatctcaataacctccctcttcagtgatcgcagggagaatgaagatggcggccgcgagcggggcatttatgacatccgagtctcgcgagatccgacgcgagacatggatgtcatagcctcgttttggattcctttggcggccggaagtacccgaacagtgctcggatcccgtcatgTGCATGCATGTATGGGTATGTGTACCGGGGCATGTAATAGTAGTTTATTccccacactacattcatatggaTGTAGTACCATACTAGCATATGGTCCCCGATATTAATGAGTTAACTGGAAATGTACAAGTTCAATACTATAAACTGATTtctgatatattaaatatttctaGCTAATTTTTAAAAGTCATGGATATATACTGATTTATAAAAGGAAACATTCTTAATTAAAATGTTCCATGTTGGCATAAGAACATATTTACACTTTATAGGTGCTGAGTAAACTCTTTGGAGATCCTAAACTGTTAGAGTTATGTTAATGAATTCTATTATGTTATATCATTGTAGGTGTAGTGTTGCTTTACTTTGAGATCCCAGTTCTGCTTCAGAAGTGTATTTACTGTTAGATTTAATTGTGAAATTTAAATAAGCATTTAAAATAGGCTGGTGTAAAGAACACTCATGTAGTTAAATAAGTATAAACTGATCtttattaattgtatattttatttggatCATACCTTTGATGTATCTCTTAAAatcttatctcttctcagtctcACACCTATGTGAATACAGCTAGCGGGGAAGAGGAAATGCGGGGTCGACATTGCATGCACTCCTTGCCTGAGGCACATGCATCATACCATGATCCATCGAGGCATATGCTTGGCCCAGGTTGCTCCATGGAAGAGCGGAATCCCCAGGTCTTTCTACAGCCAGGGGAAGTGAAGTTTGTGCTTGGTCCAGCACCAGCCTATAGACGACTGCCTCTGAGAGGAGAGAGCTTCTGCCGTCATCACAGGGACTGTGAGAGCCATGTCTGTGCAGGAGAAAGAGATCCTTTGCCAccacataacaataataatgagtGCAAGGATCAGTGGGGTTCACACAAGTGTGCCTATGAGAACATTAATGGCCTGGTGCCACCAGGAAGCATTGCTCTTCGCAGGGGTCCTGCCAACAGAGGCCTCAAACTGTCGGCAGAAGGTCTGCCATACAACAGCTGCTCACACCGTAGGACAGCAATGTTACACTATGAGAATCTGCCCCCACTACCCCCTGTTTGGGAGTGCCAGTCCTTGCAGAATGATGAagaggatgatgaggatgaagaggaggaggattCCACTGATGCCATGACTCCATCTCTTAATGGGTACCATGATGACCCCGTGCAGAATTACATGAATGCTGACAGCGCCACTGCATGTGGTGGGTACCACCACCATCATCCAGACTGCCAGCCACGTAGAAGCTGTCCACCCAATGTGTTCAGTTTTGACTTTCGACGGCCACGCACAGAGCAGAGGCAGCTCAACTATATCCAGGTGGAGCTGGAGGGCAAGAGTGAAGGAAAAGGCAGGCAGATACCCCAGATCACCTGTACCCCAGCTCCAAATCACCCAGCCCGCCGTGCGGACTCTTATGCTGTCATTGATCTTAAAAAGACAGCTGCCATGTCCAGCCTACAGAGAGCTATGCCTCGGGATGATGGCACATCAAGAAAAACCAGACATAACAGCACAGACCTTCCCCTGTAAAGCTGCTTGTTCTAACCTTGTCTTTCTCTTTTACAAAGCCATTTCTGCGGCTCTTACCCAGGCTTTTCTTTGGTTCCTATTTGCCACTTCTCGTACTCTTGCCACTCCAGATTTGGCTGTGACCCTCTGCGGAGCAAACTCTCTTGCACTGCATAGAATGTGAAGTCGTTTAGCTTTTTAGGAGGAAAAAACGTAATCGGTGACAGCCGCAGAGAATACACTGTTGTACAGCTATGGCCAGCTAAACGCTTTACTGACAGCTATGGCCAGCTAAACGCTTTACTGACAGCTATGGCCATGGTGGCATCTTTCTGAAAATGATCAGTGtgaaaactttttcttttttattatttatttttatctttcaatAGTTACCTTTTTGTAGATACCATTTTTGCATTTGTTGATTAATTTATTTAActtattgtttttcttatttatttttgttaaacatTCCATGCCATATTGTGCCCTAAGGAATTATTGTTCAGTCCTGCATCAGAGCAGATGCTCAAGGTCACTTCTCTTGACTGACGCACATTACTGATTTTGAACCTTGTACCTCATGTGATACCACCAGGACATTAGCATGTGTCATGAAGTAAGAAATTGTACATACCCCTTTATTGCATTTTTGCAGAATCTAGGATGTGTGTAGGTGCTAATATTGAGAGATGATGGgcctttaaaagaagaaaaatctatacttataaatatatataatatatttgagaGGAAACTAACAAGTTTCAGATGCTGAAGGATATTTATGGGGATTATTAACAAGCCCATATTGTATGCATTTACTTGAATGAAAAGTGCCAAATATTTCTACGTGTGCCATGTTAaactagataaatatatattgttaattaacACAGTTAACAGAAGTCCTCATGGATGGTTTAGATTTCCCAGTGTACAAATTGAGAAGTGGCCAGTGTAAGTCTTGCTGACACAGCACTGTAGGTCATAGTTATTCTATAATTTACACAACTCTTTATAAGCATTGTGAGCCAGTCTTTCTAAAGGCAAATAATTCAAGCTgtcattcattttaaaattaaatggcTAAATTGACGTCAATAACTTGTGGTGGGTtgtctaaaataaaatacaatataatataaagtctTAAAAGGCCAGAAGAAAAATAGGCATGAGACCCTGCAGCTGTTTATGCTCCTTTGTGCTACTTTTCCCAGTTtttgaggattttttttcttaatgcgATGACTAAACACGTCAACATGCACAACTAGCCAAACAATGAAGAGGGTaagacagtacatacataaataaaaatgcaggttgttttttctgtgtatttaaCATTTAccattatttgttaaatgttaACATATAGGtttacagcaatttttttttattttttcgttATAATTGTGTGGACTATTGAGATTGTAGTAAACCAGAGGTGGCAGATGCTGCTACATTTATTTGTTATCTTCTTTATACTGACCATTCTGGTTCAAGTTAGTATGTGTCTGgaaaagatttttgttttttgttatccGTCACACATATCAGCATAGTTCACCATTTTGTTACCTTAAACTTGGCATATAAGGACTTGAATGTGAAGCAGTCTGTCGCTGATTGTTTACACTGATGTCAAAAGATAGTTTTTATCCTGTTACACTTCAATTTGTTATTGTATTTTACAAGCTCCAAAAACAAGTATTTCCACAACTGAGTTTTAGGTTGTAGGCCGTTGATCTCATTTTTATATTCTGCAATATATACTTTAA from Mixophyes fleayi isolate aMixFle1 unplaced genomic scaffold, aMixFle1.hap1 Scaffold_35, whole genome shotgun sequence carries:
- the LOC142131529 gene encoding fibroblast growth factor receptor substrate 3-like; translated protein: MCMHVWSHTYVNTASGEEEMRGRHCMHSLPEAHASYHDPSRHMLGPGCSMEERNPQVFLQPGEVKFVLGPAPAYRRLPLRGESFCRHHRDCESHVCAGERDPLPPHNNNNECKDQWGSHKCAYENINGLVPPGSIALRRGPANRGLKLSAEGLPYNSCSHRRTAMLHYENLPPLPPVWECQSLQNDEEDDEDEEEEDSTDAMTPSLNGYHDDPVQNYMNADSATACGGYHHHHPDCQPRRSCPPNVFSFDFRRPRTEQRQLNYIQVELEGKSEGKGRQIPQITCTPAPNHPARRADSYAVIDLKKTAAMSSLQRAMPRDDGTSRKTRHNSTDLPL